From one SAR324 cluster bacterium genomic stretch:
- a CDS encoding transposase, producing MFSLPNEFLIYLDAFRPVFSVPVRGLAQTLVMGTILCQGDRTVASALRSIGLENDPKFRNYHSVLSRDRWSSLSIAKILFGLIVRAFVPPNAFITIGIDETLERRSGKKIKVKGRYRDAVRSKGNHVVTCLGLEWLCLMLIVPIP from the coding sequence ATGTTTTCTCTTCCCAATGAGTTTTTAATCTATTTAGATGCATTTCGACCAGTTTTTTCTGTACCAGTACGGGGATTAGCCCAAACATTGGTAATGGGCACGATACTTTGTCAAGGCGATAGAACGGTTGCCTCAGCACTTCGATCTATTGGTTTGGAAAATGATCCAAAATTTCGTAATTATCACAGCGTTCTCAGTCGAGATCGTTGGTCGTCCCTGTCAATCGCCAAAATTTTGTTTGGTCTGATAGTGAGAGCTTTTGTTCCTCCCAACGCATTCATTACGATTGGAATAGATGAAACACTGGAACGTCGCAGTGGTAAAAAAATCAAAGTCAAAGGCCGGTATCGAGACGCGGTTCGCTCCAAAGGCAATCATGTGGTAACCTGTCTTGGGCTGGAATGGCTTTGTTTAATGTTGATTGTTCCAATTCCCTAG
- a CDS encoding transposase → MDWTIRALRVIRRWEPACGILLLVDGGFSSFELLEECCRLHISIIYRLRIDAKLYEFPPEPVPGKRGPKPKKGALRPSLSTLAKDDQQPWKKATLAWYQVGEKNISYISGVALMYKANHIPIAVKWVLVRVEGKKNPQAFLAIMLSLRLSTFSSAT, encoded by the coding sequence ATTGACTGGACGATTCGAGCTTTAAGAGTCATCCGTCGTTGGGAACCAGCTTGTGGCATCCTCCTCCTGGTTGATGGCGGCTTTTCCAGTTTCGAGTTGCTGGAAGAATGTTGTCGCTTGCACATCTCTATAATCTACCGCTTGCGGATTGATGCCAAATTGTATGAATTTCCTCCAGAGCCCGTCCCGGGCAAAAGGGGGCCTAAACCAAAGAAGGGAGCACTCCGTCCTTCGTTGAGTACGTTAGCCAAAGATGATCAGCAGCCCTGGAAAAAGGCCACGCTTGCATGGTATCAAGTCGGGGAAAAGAACATTTCTTATATTTCAGGCGTTGCTTTGATGTATAAAGCCAATCACATCCCCATTGCCGTCAAATGGGTATTGGTTCGAGTCGAGGGAAAGAAAAATCCCCAAGCTTTTTTAGCAATAATGTTGAGCTTGAGGCTCTCGACATTCTCCAGCGCTACATGA
- a CDS encoding IS982 family transposase: protein MDWQARLIALFVYISNHYDDYLWTYCQRLSPNARPEFSDPELMTVYLWGVSRGYQEIQAIHDYTHDHLLDWFPKLPAYATYIQRLNRIAEVFVPLIHQIQQDFPRMEGVEMIRLIDSMPIMMAKAQRSGTAKVAPELANKGYNSTKDTYYYGVKLHILAFRRQGQLPLPDYLGMTSASEADINVLKALAEDIHDTPVYADKAYINEALSQLLAQQGASLNTPVKKAKGQKDLFLFQAAFSTLVSQVRQPIESLFNWIQEKTGIQVASKVRSSQGLMVHVFGKIAAAMFLLTANF from the coding sequence ATGGATTGGCAAGCACGATTAATAGCGTTATTTGTATACATCAGCAACCATTATGACGATTATCTTTGGACTTATTGTCAACGGTTAAGTCCGAATGCTCGTCCTGAATTTAGTGATCCAGAATTAATGACGGTTTACCTGTGGGGGGTGTCGCGAGGATATCAGGAAATTCAAGCCATTCATGACTATACCCACGATCATTTGTTGGACTGGTTTCCCAAACTTCCCGCTTATGCCACCTATATCCAGAGGTTGAACCGTATCGCTGAGGTGTTTGTTCCGCTCATCCATCAAATCCAGCAAGATTTTCCTCGAATGGAGGGGGTGGAAATGATTCGTTTGATCGACTCCATGCCGATTATGATGGCCAAAGCCCAACGAAGCGGAACAGCCAAGGTCGCGCCGGAATTGGCCAACAAAGGCTATAATTCCACCAAGGACACCTATTATTATGGCGTGAAACTGCATATTTTAGCCTTTCGACGCCAAGGACAACTCCCTTTACCGGATTATCTGGGGATGACTTCCGCGAGTGAGGCGGATATCAACGTGTTGAAAGCCCTTGCGGAAGATATCCATGACACACCGGTCTACGCGGATAAAGCTTATATCAATGAAGCGTTGAGCCAATTGTTGGCTCAACAAGGAGCTTCCTTGAATACTCCGGTCAAAAAGGCCAAAGGTCAGAAGGATCTCTTTCTGTTTCAAGCGGCCTTCTCCACCTTGGTGAGCCAGGTTCGGCAACCCATTGAGTCCCTGTTTAACTGGATTCAAGAAAAAACAGGAATTCAAGTTGCCTCTAAAGTCCGCTCATCCCAAGGCTTAATGGTTCATGTTTTTGGAAAAATCGCAGCCGCTATGTTTTTGTTGACAGCCAATTTTTAA
- a CDS encoding radical SAM protein translates to MNIDKVVLINLPVDGKVADFYTPKYAIEDFSAYPPLGLLYVATGIKESYPVKIIDVLGKKYDIKMSVIKVLEEKPAVLGISCQTFYLYPMVAIIEQVKKHLPDLVVVVGGPHVTAFPSETLRLPGVDYCIQGDGDRCFKMLLDALKDDDHSRFREIPGLIYQDDNGEIKKNSPEVLKLGDVPICDRSLIDKNDYFTVADEGREVVTMISSRGCPFKCVFCDVLEKKYRSREAELIVDEMEHILKTFDNPIIHIFDDTFNLNKKRVMDMCQEIIDRGLKVCWTTRTRAKPLDDEMVRLMKESGCRRMHFGVESGSPTSLKLIKKGLCREDIVRAFELCKKHEVQALAYFIIGFEWETTKEIEETIDFIKQIEPSFIMANTLYPAAKTTTYETLLKNGILKKDYWQEYAETPTRDFRLPDYLNEKSLRYLRRKLDEIYMTFYLSPRFVINNLMESRKSTANARKGNGLGYKINMAKKIVSSYLKNTVLELTTSGVNQFKQPLVMIEDQSSNISQ, encoded by the coding sequence ATGAATATTGATAAAGTAGTGCTTATTAACCTGCCCGTTGATGGCAAAGTCGCAGACTTTTACACTCCCAAATATGCTATTGAAGACTTCTCCGCATATCCTCCACTGGGTTTGCTATATGTTGCGACTGGTATCAAAGAAAGTTACCCTGTCAAAATAATTGATGTTTTGGGCAAAAAATATGACATCAAAATGAGTGTGATCAAAGTATTGGAAGAAAAACCGGCTGTGCTGGGGATTTCTTGCCAGACATTCTATCTCTATCCGATGGTGGCAATCATTGAACAGGTCAAGAAACATTTGCCTGATCTGGTGGTGGTGGTGGGTGGTCCTCATGTCACGGCATTCCCATCGGAGACTTTAAGACTGCCCGGTGTGGATTATTGCATTCAGGGCGATGGGGATCGTTGTTTTAAAATGCTGTTAGACGCGCTTAAAGATGACGATCATAGTCGATTCCGCGAAATTCCGGGACTGATCTATCAAGATGATAATGGAGAAATCAAAAAAAACAGCCCTGAAGTACTGAAGTTGGGTGATGTGCCGATTTGTGACCGTAGCCTCATTGACAAAAATGATTATTTTACGGTTGCCGATGAAGGGCGTGAAGTTGTTACGATGATTTCTTCGAGGGGATGCCCCTTCAAGTGTGTTTTTTGTGATGTTCTGGAAAAAAAATATCGTTCCAGAGAGGCTGAACTTATTGTTGATGAGATGGAACATATATTAAAGACCTTCGATAATCCGATCATTCATATCTTCGATGATACCTTCAATCTTAACAAGAAAAGGGTGATGGATATGTGTCAGGAAATCATCGACAGGGGACTCAAGGTATGCTGGACAACCCGAACCCGTGCCAAACCTTTGGACGATGAGATGGTACGACTCATGAAAGAATCAGGGTGTCGACGAATGCATTTTGGTGTAGAGTCAGGCTCTCCGACCTCACTGAAATTGATCAAAAAGGGTCTATGCCGTGAAGATATAGTGCGCGCTTTTGAGCTTTGCAAGAAACACGAAGTCCAGGCTTTGGCGTATTTCATCATCGGTTTTGAATGGGAAACTACCAAAGAAATCGAAGAAACCATAGATTTTATCAAGCAGATTGAACCGTCATTTATCATGGCAAACACTTTGTATCCTGCGGCAAAAACAACAACTTACGAAACTCTCTTAAAAAATGGAATATTGAAAAAAGACTACTGGCAAGAGTATGCGGAAACCCCTACGCGGGATTTCAGATTGCCAGATTATCTCAATGAGAAATCCTTGCGATATCTCCGACGTAAACTGGATGAGATCTACATGACCTTCTATTTGTCGCCTCGTTTTGTGATAAACAACTTGATGGAAAGTAGAAAAAGTACCGCAAACGCCAGGAAGGGGAATGGTCTGGGGTATAAGATCAATATGGCTAAAAAAATCGTATCCTCTTATCTTAAAAATACGGTGCTGGAGTTGACAACAAGCGGCGTGAATCAATTCAAACAGCCTCTGGTAATGATTGAAGATCAGAGTTCTAACATCAGTCAATAA
- a CDS encoding metallophosphoesterase, whose protein sequence is MIKLFLILTWLAGVFVVWQWARASRIRKLLGLAIGGGLLIELISLVAYFSYIGNAIPEWAYWGVLLGVFFLNPWVCLIGLSRFVKNWFWPHRNIPFSEGRREFLLSGLALGALVSPIPLLKNHRILPLTIQRSIINVPYALPEPVTLIFISDLHLGNFFPIAYFDQLLQILHNEAPDYLILGGDLIDYNHQEIDTYAPQISQWPACCETLAVIGNHDFFGNPMVVASKLERLGVRVLRDQIYHIKGGIPLLGARDFLWEGHHHVSFDYLTPQRPALMISHNPDLTLHLKPWERERLFASICGHTHGGQIVFPGIGVIFTPADKRFTRGFYQLAESGLPMMISAGMGYAGLPIRLNCPPDVLAIKLEGKKEL, encoded by the coding sequence TTGATCAAACTGTTTCTGATTTTAACTTGGCTGGCAGGTGTATTCGTAGTTTGGCAATGGGCACGAGCCAGTCGCATCAGAAAGCTTCTTGGCTTGGCAATTGGGGGCGGGTTACTGATCGAATTGATTAGCTTGGTTGCTTACTTTTCATATATTGGCAATGCCATCCCCGAATGGGCCTACTGGGGGGTGCTCTTGGGGGTCTTCTTTCTAAATCCCTGGGTCTGTCTTATTGGACTTTCCAGGTTTGTAAAAAATTGGTTTTGGCCTCACAGAAATATCCCCTTTTCAGAGGGAAGGCGTGAATTTCTGCTCAGCGGACTAGCTTTAGGGGCTCTAGTATCGCCAATACCACTGTTGAAAAATCATAGAATCCTACCTTTAACGATCCAACGAAGCATTATCAATGTCCCATATGCTTTGCCAGAACCTGTGACGCTGATTTTCATCTCAGATCTTCATTTAGGCAATTTCTTCCCCATTGCTTACTTCGACCAACTTCTCCAAATACTCCACAACGAAGCACCTGACTATCTAATTCTTGGTGGTGATTTGATTGATTATAACCACCAGGAGATTGATACCTATGCTCCGCAGATTTCTCAATGGCCTGCGTGTTGCGAAACATTGGCGGTGATAGGGAACCATGATTTTTTTGGAAACCCTATGGTGGTAGCAAGCAAGCTTGAACGACTGGGTGTTCGAGTTTTACGGGATCAAATCTATCACATTAAAGGTGGAATTCCATTGCTTGGTGCCCGCGATTTTCTCTGGGAGGGACATCATCACGTTTCTTTCGATTATCTCACACCTCAACGACCCGCGTTGATGATCAGCCACAATCCAGACTTGACCTTGCACCTCAAACCTTGGGAACGCGAGCGGCTTTTTGCGTCCATTTGTGGACACACACATGGTGGCCAAATTGTTTTCCCTGGCATCGGAGTCATCTTTACTCCAGCAGACAAACGCTTCACCCGCGGTTTCTACCAACTTGCTGAATCGGGGTTGCCAATGATGATCTCTGCGGGAATGGGATATGCGGGGTTGCCCATCAGACTTAATTGTCCTCCGGATGTGTTGGCTATCAAATTAGAAGGAAAGAAAGAACTATGA
- a CDS encoding glycosyltransferase family 2 protein yields the protein MSEQKWNSASKYQLSVIMPALNEENNIIGAVNDVVRAFEQLNISGEIIVINDGSTDQTPQMVESLKQQHPFIKMITHARPKGIGASYWEGVWTADGEVVVMIPGDGENDTSEIIRYFPLMDHVDIVIPYFYNKEARTQVRQFISKLYKLIINVSFGILLNYMNGTVMYRRSILRGISLRSSGFFYQTELLIKCIKKGYLYAEVPYAINTRPSGESKAIRWSSLRKVIEGYFMMLASTYILNHDTDFIAQDSVTSTRKQALLNSSENSSIN from the coding sequence ATGTCTGAGCAAAAGTGGAATTCTGCTTCAAAATATCAGTTAAGTGTCATCATGCCAGCGTTGAATGAGGAGAACAACATAATTGGTGCGGTGAATGACGTGGTGCGGGCGTTTGAACAACTCAATATTTCAGGGGAAATCATTGTCATCAATGATGGCAGCACGGACCAGACTCCGCAAATGGTGGAATCCTTAAAACAGCAACATCCATTTATTAAAATGATCACCCATGCGAGACCCAAAGGAATCGGGGCGTCTTACTGGGAAGGTGTTTGGACCGCTGACGGCGAAGTGGTAGTGATGATCCCTGGTGATGGAGAAAATGATACCTCGGAAATCATCCGATATTTTCCCCTGATGGATCATGTGGATATTGTAATACCCTATTTCTATAACAAGGAAGCCCGGACTCAGGTCAGGCAATTCATTTCCAAACTTTACAAGTTGATCATCAATGTTTCATTTGGCATTTTGCTCAACTATATGAACGGAACTGTGATGTATCGCCGGAGCATTCTGCGTGGTATCTCCTTACGAAGTAGCGGTTTTTTTTACCAGACAGAACTACTCATCAAGTGTATCAAAAAAGGATACTTGTATGCTGAAGTCCCTTATGCAATCAACACCAGACCATCCGGCGAATCCAAGGCAATTCGCTGGTCATCTCTACGAAAAGTCATCGAAGGCTATTTCATGATGCTGGCTTCCACCTATATTCTGAATCACGATACGGATTTTATCGCTCAGGATTCAGTTACATCTACACGGAAACAGGCTCTGTTAAACAGCAGTGAAAATTCCTCAATAAATTAA
- a CDS encoding DegT/DnrJ/EryC1/StrS family aminotransferase, producing the protein MPNDNSRIAYVDLSAQWKEEQEELLPIVEKVLSRGQLIGGDEVDRFEEQIKKLCQVQHAIALNSGTDALIFALMALGVGPGDEVITPPNSFIASTAAVVHIGAKPVFVDVLPDQNINPDLIERAITKKTKAIMPVHLTGRVADMTPLMEISNKYGLPVVEDAAQAIGSRYDGKMSGAIGAAGCFSAHPLKNLNACGDSGFLTTNDEKIARFVRLIRNHGLVDRNTVERFGLVSRMDTLHAAILNYRLSRLDSVIERRRNNAEAYFKLLNQEHIFIPPERAVEYNTYHTFVIQIDRRDELKQYLLDRGIETAIHYPIPIHLQPAAASLGYKYGDFPNVELQSKKILTLPIHQTHSVRVIERVAETVNSFFHK; encoded by the coding sequence ATGCCAAACGATAATTCAAGAATCGCCTATGTGGATCTCAGTGCCCAATGGAAAGAAGAGCAGGAAGAATTATTACCCATTGTCGAAAAAGTTTTGTCGAGAGGGCAGCTTATTGGGGGGGATGAAGTCGACCGCTTTGAAGAACAGATAAAAAAACTGTGTCAGGTCCAACACGCTATCGCGCTCAATAGTGGAACAGACGCGCTGATATTTGCCTTAATGGCCTTGGGTGTTGGTCCGGGAGATGAGGTCATCACACCGCCCAATTCTTTTATAGCCTCGACAGCCGCAGTGGTACATATTGGAGCCAAACCTGTTTTTGTGGATGTGTTGCCTGATCAGAATATCAACCCTGATTTGATTGAGCGTGCCATCACCAAAAAAACAAAGGCCATTATGCCGGTTCATCTGACTGGTCGTGTGGCGGACATGACTCCACTGATGGAGATCTCAAATAAATATGGTCTTCCCGTAGTAGAAGACGCGGCACAGGCTATAGGCTCCCGCTATGATGGAAAAATGAGCGGTGCCATAGGTGCCGCTGGATGCTTTTCAGCTCATCCCCTAAAAAATCTGAATGCCTGTGGCGATAGCGGTTTTTTGACAACCAATGATGAAAAAATCGCAAGGTTTGTCCGCTTGATTCGCAATCATGGCCTGGTTGATCGAAATACAGTGGAACGCTTTGGCTTGGTGTCTCGCATGGATACCTTGCATGCCGCCATCCTGAATTATCGTCTGAGTCGTCTGGACAGCGTGATTGAACGCAGGCGTAATAATGCTGAAGCGTATTTTAAACTGCTGAATCAGGAACATATTTTTATTCCACCGGAACGTGCAGTAGAATACAACACCTATCATACGTTTGTGATTCAAATTGATCGAAGAGATGAATTGAAACAATATCTTCTGGATCGTGGCATCGAAACCGCAATACATTATCCGATTCCAATTCATTTGCAACCTGCGGCGGCCTCTCTGGGATACAAATATGGTGATTTTCCGAATGTGGAACTACAGTCAAAAAAGATTTTGACCTTGCCCATTCATCAAACGCATTCAGTCCGTGTGATTGAAAGAGTGGCAGAAACAGTTAATTCTTTTTTTCACAAGTAG
- a CDS encoding DegT/DnrJ/EryC1/StrS family aminotransferase, whose translation MHVRYSYLAQQFGDCEDLWDQLKAFVPTGDFTLGKPLTEFENSFAELMGAKYAIGVNSGTDAIKLSLKALGIGHGDEVITTANTFVATVGAIAELGATPVFVDCNDTFCMNVDLLEEKITPKTKAIVPVHFTGYMTDMRKLLPIAKKHNLPVVEDACQSILGAIDDKNAGTWGNTGAFSLHPLKNINVWSDGGVIVTNDEKLCQQLRLLRNHGLADRDTVTVMGCNSRLDTLQAVVGNWLLPHAKTIAQKRIDNAKYYDQHLGKLSQIRIPPRPADFKIVYHLYIVFAEQRDELLKYCVEKGIEAKVHYPVPIYRQPALAHLGYKEGDFPVSDGHTKNIITFPCDQHLSKNEMDYVLQTVKDFYAKR comes from the coding sequence ATGCACGTTCGTTATTCTTATCTGGCTCAACAATTCGGTGATTGTGAAGATCTGTGGGATCAACTGAAAGCTTTTGTACCTACTGGAGATTTTACCTTGGGAAAACCCTTGACCGAATTTGAAAATAGTTTTGCCGAATTGATGGGGGCTAAATATGCCATTGGTGTCAATTCAGGAACAGATGCCATCAAACTGTCCCTCAAGGCACTGGGGATTGGTCATGGGGATGAGGTGATCACCACGGCCAATACTTTTGTGGCAACGGTTGGGGCTATTGCTGAATTGGGAGCTACACCGGTATTTGTCGACTGTAATGATACTTTTTGTATGAATGTGGATCTCCTTGAAGAAAAAATCACCCCCAAAACCAAAGCCATTGTTCCTGTTCATTTTACCGGTTATATGACCGATATGCGTAAATTGCTACCTATAGCCAAGAAGCATAATCTACCAGTTGTAGAAGACGCGTGTCAGTCAATTTTGGGCGCAATTGACGATAAAAACGCTGGAACCTGGGGCAATACAGGAGCTTTTTCCTTGCATCCCCTGAAGAATATCAATGTGTGGTCCGATGGCGGCGTGATTGTCACCAATGATGAAAAACTATGTCAGCAACTACGTCTCCTCAGGAATCATGGTTTGGCTGACCGTGATACCGTAACCGTGATGGGTTGTAATTCCAGATTGGACACACTACAGGCTGTTGTGGGTAACTGGTTATTGCCTCATGCCAAAACTATCGCGCAAAAACGAATTGATAACGCTAAATACTATGACCAGCATTTGGGAAAACTATCCCAAATCAGAATTCCGCCAAGGCCCGCTGATTTCAAAATTGTTTATCACCTGTATATCGTTTTTGCCGAACAACGGGATGAACTGTTAAAATATTGTGTTGAAAAAGGGATTGAAGCCAAAGTGCATTATCCTGTTCCCATCTACAGACAACCCGCATTGGCTCATTTGGGATACAAAGAAGGCGATTTTCCTGTTTCAGATGGACATACTAAAAATATCATCACATTTCCTTGCGATCAGCATTTGTCCAAGAACGAAATGGATTATGTGCTTCAAACAGTGAAGGATTTCTATGCCAAACGATAA
- a CDS encoding SDR family oxidoreductase, with the protein MSFKSVYITGGAGYVGARLVPVLLEKGYKVSILDLMMYGEHVIADHPQLNKIKGDIRDVALLKQTIPGHDAVIHLACISNDPSFELNPSLGKSINLDAFRPLVEVSKESGVKRFIYASSSSVYGIKETPNVHEGMSLEPLTDYSKFKADCEKILAEYQSPAFTTVTIRPATVCGYSPRQRLDLVVNILTNLAYHKREISVFGGEQRRPNIHIEDMVRAYVALLDAPSEKIAGEIFNAGDENFTVTQLAEMVRDVVGEDVRLVKTPSNDNRSYHISSEKIKNVLGFVPTHSIRKASEDLKQAFEDGKLPDSMTNEFYFNIKRMQSINLQ; encoded by the coding sequence ATGTCATTTAAAAGCGTTTATATTACAGGTGGTGCCGGTTATGTTGGAGCTAGACTGGTTCCTGTACTACTGGAAAAAGGCTACAAGGTTTCAATCCTTGATCTGATGATGTATGGAGAACATGTCATTGCGGATCATCCCCAACTGAACAAAATCAAAGGAGATATTCGAGATGTTGCCTTGTTGAAGCAAACTATTCCCGGACATGATGCCGTCATTCATCTGGCCTGTATCTCCAATGATCCCAGTTTTGAATTAAATCCTTCATTAGGAAAATCGATCAATCTTGACGCGTTTCGCCCGTTGGTTGAGGTCAGCAAAGAGTCTGGAGTAAAACGGTTTATTTATGCTTCTTCTTCCAGCGTTTATGGCATCAAGGAAACGCCTAATGTTCATGAAGGTATGTCGTTGGAACCACTCACGGATTATTCAAAGTTTAAGGCGGACTGCGAAAAAATTCTGGCAGAATATCAATCTCCGGCATTTACCACTGTCACCATCCGCCCAGCTACAGTATGTGGCTATTCTCCACGCCAACGTCTGGATCTGGTGGTTAATATTCTGACAAATCTGGCCTACCATAAACGTGAAATTTCAGTTTTTGGTGGAGAGCAACGTCGACCCAACATCCATATTGAAGACATGGTACGCGCCTATGTCGCCCTTCTGGACGCTCCTTCAGAAAAAATCGCCGGAGAAATTTTTAACGCGGGTGATGAAAACTTTACCGTGACTCAGTTGGCAGAAATGGTGCGTGATGTAGTAGGTGAAGATGTTCGTCTGGTCAAAACACCAAGTAATGACAATCGCTCCTACCATATCTCTTCGGAAAAAATCAAAAATGTATTGGGTTTTGTGCCCACACATTCTATCCGTAAGGCCTCAGAGGATCTGAAACAGGCCTTTGAAGACGGGAAATTACCGGACTCTATGACCAATGAGTTCTATTTCAATATCAAAAGAATGCAATCCATCAATCTGCAATAA
- a CDS encoding adenylyltransferase/cytidyltransferase family protein: MTLQSKIITVSNLVEQRQSWKKNHQKVIFCYGHFNVIHPGHLRFLEYAKGLGQIVVVGVLGETHIADKYKAHYYSLTERLQGVNALHSVDYVVAIEQGSVEDIISGLCPEIVVLGKEFEEERRSEIQNQIDLVNQLGGQVIFHAGDVRYATADLLHGSLQELERERLQQFHYACVKQGINMKQLEKQLDVFSNCRMLVIGDTIVDQYVACDALGMSAEAPVLVVRELETREFVGGAAIVAAHVKALGAQCQYVSVVGQDLPATMVRQELERQGIQYHLFDDKSRPTTFKIRYMVEHQKLFRVSRLKEHSLPESIEDQIILKLRKLAPEVDGILVCDFVYGVITPRIEEVILDLAKKHHLRLFGDLQCSSQIGDVSKFKQFDLLCPTEKEARIALGNNEDGVEWIAHTLMEKTDSRNLVLKLGANGFIAYSKEQGNEFIRSQHFPAMTTNPVDVAGAGDSLISALAVSLCTGHSLPEASALGACVAALAVRNIGNIPVSHQQLREYLHYLQPILS, encoded by the coding sequence ATGACTCTTCAATCTAAAATCATCACCGTTTCCAATCTGGTTGAACAACGTCAATCCTGGAAAAAAAATCATCAAAAAGTGATTTTTTGTTATGGTCACTTCAATGTCATTCATCCCGGACATTTGCGTTTTCTCGAATATGCCAAGGGATTGGGGCAGATTGTAGTTGTGGGTGTATTAGGTGAAACTCACATTGCTGATAAATACAAGGCTCACTATTATTCTCTTACAGAGCGTTTACAAGGCGTGAACGCACTCCATTCTGTGGATTATGTGGTGGCGATAGAACAAGGAAGTGTTGAAGACATCATTTCCGGGCTATGTCCTGAAATTGTTGTTTTAGGGAAGGAGTTTGAGGAAGAGAGACGTTCTGAAATCCAGAACCAGATTGATTTGGTGAATCAGTTGGGCGGCCAGGTTATTTTTCATGCCGGAGATGTTCGATATGCCACCGCTGATTTGCTGCATGGAAGTTTACAGGAACTGGAACGTGAGCGATTGCAGCAATTTCATTATGCCTGTGTAAAACAGGGAATTAATATGAAACAACTGGAAAAACAACTCGATGTATTTTCCAATTGTCGAATGTTGGTTATTGGTGACACGATTGTTGATCAGTATGTTGCTTGTGATGCTTTGGGGATGAGTGCTGAAGCTCCTGTACTGGTGGTTCGAGAACTCGAGACACGAGAATTTGTTGGCGGAGCGGCCATTGTGGCGGCCCATGTCAAGGCTCTGGGCGCTCAGTGTCAATATGTATCGGTGGTCGGACAGGATCTTCCTGCTACAATGGTCCGACAAGAACTGGAACGGCAAGGAATTCAATATCATTTATTTGATGACAAAAGCAGACCAACTACTTTTAAAATCAGATATATGGTTGAACATCAGAAACTCTTCAGAGTCAGCAGACTCAAAGAACATTCCCTTCCTGAAAGCATTGAAGACCAGATTATTTTAAAATTAAGAAAACTTGCGCCTGAGGTGGATGGTATCCTGGTGTGTGATTTTGTTTATGGTGTGATCACGCCCAGAATCGAGGAAGTCATCCTTGACCTGGCAAAGAAACATCACCTCAGGTTATTTGGCGATCTTCAGTGCAGTTCCCAAATTGGTGATGTGTCTAAATTCAAGCAATTTGATCTTTTGTGCCCCACTGAGAAAGAAGCGCGTATCGCGCTGGGGAATAATGAGGATGGTGTCGAATGGATTGCCCATACGCTCATGGAAAAAACTGATTCAAGAAATCTGGTTTTGAAATTAGGCGCTAATGGTTTCATTGCCTACAGCAAGGAACAGGGGAATGAGTTTATTCGATCCCAGCACTTTCCTGCCATGACGACCAATCCTGTGGATGTCGCAGGAGCTGGCGATTCATTGATATCAGCGTTGGCGGTTAGTTTGTGTACAGGACATAGTTTGCCTGAAGCGTCGGCTTTAGGTGCGTGTGTGGCCGCTCTGGCCGTCAGAAACATTGGGAACATACCTGTTTCCCATCAACAATTGCGTGAATATCTCCATTATCTTCAACCTATTTTGTCATGA